From a single Oreochromis niloticus isolate F11D_XX linkage group LG4, O_niloticus_UMD_NMBU, whole genome shotgun sequence genomic region:
- the LOC109202004 gene encoding ferritin, middle subunit-like — protein MESQVRQNYHRDCEAAINRMVNMELFASYTYTSMAFYFDRDDVALPGFSHFFKENSHEEREHADKLLSFQNKRGGRILLQDIKKPERDEWGSGLEAMQCALQLEKNVNQALLDLHKLASQHNDPHLCDFLESHYLDEQVKSIKKLGDHITNLTRMDAHNNKMAEYLFDKHTLGDKS, from the exons ATGGAGTCCCAAGTGCGTCAGAACTACCACCGCGACTGCGAGGCCGCCATCAATCGGATGGTGAACATGGAGCTGTTTGCCTCTTACACCTACACTTCTATG GCCTTCTACTTTGACCGTGATGATGTGGCCCTGCCAGGCTTCTCCCACTTCTTCAAGGAGAACAGCCATGAGGAGAGGGAGCACGCTGACAAGCTGCTGTCCTTCCAGAACAAGAGAGGAGGTCGCATCTTACTCCAGGACATCAAG AAACCAGAGCGTGACGAGTGGGGCAGCGGGCTGGAGGCCATGCAGTGTGCTCTGCAGCTGGAGAAGAATGTCAACCAGGCTCTGCTGGACCTGCACAAGCTGGCTTCTCAGCATAATGACCCTCAT CTGTGTGACTTCCTGGAGAGCCACTACCTGGATGAGCAGGTGAAGTCCATCAAGAAGCTGGGTGACCACATCACTAACCTCACCCGCATGGACGCCCACAACAACAAGATGGCAGAGTACCTGTTTGACAAGCACACTCTGGGTGACAAGAGCTAA